Genomic DNA from Sphingomonas lacunae:
AGCCCACCAGCGACCTGTTCCGCGCCTTGCGGCGCAATCGTGACGCCCTGACCGATCATGTCGTGCAGGGGCCTCGCGCGGCTGGGCTGTTGGCTGTGCGCGAACGTCTGATCGAAAGATTGCATCGCGCCATTGCCTGAAACGCGGCTTTGCCCTAGGCGCGCGGCATGAAAATCGCTGTCTTTGCCGGGGACGGAATCGGTCCCGAAGTCACCGCTGAGGCGGTACGTGTTCTCCATGCGCTGGACCTGCCGGGCCTTGAACTGATCGACGGGTTGGTCGGTGCAGCTGCCTGGCGCGCTACCGGTCATCCGCTGCCATCCGAGACCATCGCCATTGCCAAGGCATCAGACGCCATTTTGTTTGGCGCGGTGGGCGATTTTGACTGCGACCATCTCGAACGGCACCTGCGACCCGAACAGGCGATTCTGGGCTTGCGCCGCGAACTCGGCCTGTTCGCCAACTTGCGCCCGGCCAAAACCATCCCGGCGCTGGTCGGCCATTCGGCACTGCGTCCCGAGATCGCCTCGTCCATTGACCTGCTGATTGTCCGCGAGCTCAACGGAGACGTCTATTTCGGCGAGAAGGGCATGCGCACCACTCCTGCCGGCCTGCGTCAGGGCTATGACGTGATGGCCTATGACGAGAGCGAGGTCCGCCGCATCGCCCATGTCGCCTTCCGCGCAGCTCGCGCGCGGGGCGGCCGCCTCTGTTCCGTTGACAAGGCCAATGTGCTGGAGACCTCCCAGCTGTGGCGTGATGTGATGATCGAGGTGTCGGCCGACTATCCCGACATCGCCCTTGAGCATATGTATGTCGACAATGCCGCGATGCAGCTGGTCAAGGACCCCGGCAAGTTTGATGTGGTCGTCACGGGCAACCTGTTTGGCGACATCCTCTCGGATCAGGCGAGCATGTGCGTCGGCTCCATCGGCCTGCTCGCTTCGGCCTCGCTCGATGCCAATGACAAGGGTCTCTATGAGCCGATCCACGGCAGCGCCCCTGACATTGCCGGCAAGGGGATAGCCAATCCGCTGGCGACCATCCTCTCCGCCGCGATGATGCTGCGCTACTCGCTCGGACAGGCGGCGGCGGCGGACAGGATCGAGGCTGCAGTCGATGCCGCGCTCGCTTCGGGCCTTCGCAGTGGTGACCTCGGCGGCAGCGCCACGACCCGCCAGATGGGCGATGCGGTTCTGGAGGCGCTGGCGGCGCAATGAGACGCCAACAGTGAGCATCGGGCGATGAGCGATTTCTCCCTCGCTTCGCTGCGCCAGGCTCAGGCTCTGGTGCGTGAGCAGGTGCCGCCGACAGCCCAACATAACTGGCCGCTGCTGGCCGAGGCGCTGGATTGCGAGGTGTGGGTCAAGCATGAGAACCACGCTCCAACTGGCGCGTTCAAGGTGCGCGGGGCGATCACCTATATCGACTGGCTGAAGCGCGAGCATCCCGGGGTCACTGGCATCATCACCGCCACGCGCGGCAATCATGGGCAGGCACAGGTGCGTGCCGCCCGCGCCGCCGGTTTGACCGCGACCATCGTCGTGCCGCTGGGCAACGCCAAAGAAAAGAATGCGGCGATGCGTGCACTCGGCGCCGAACTGATCGAGCATGGCAATAGCTTTGACGAGGCCAAGGCGGAGGCGGCGTCAAGGGCGGCGCAATATGGCCTGGTCATGGTGCCCAGCTATCATGATGAGCTGGTCCGCGGCGTCGCCAGCTATGGGCTCGAACTGTTCGAGGCGGTGCCCGATCTCGACACTGTCTATGTGCCGGTCGGCTGTGGCTCGGGTCTGTGTGGCACTATCGCGGCGCGCGATGCACTGGGCCTGTCCACCAAGGTGGTGGGTGTCGTCTCTTCACATGTTGATGCGGCTAAGCAGAGTTTCGAGGCAGGCCATCTGATTGCCAATGATACCGCCTATACCTTTGCCGACGGCGTTGCCGTATGCACGCCGGTGCAGGCTGCTTTGGACTATTTTGGCCCGCGCGCTGACCGCTTTGTCGCCGTCAGCGACAATCAGGTGGCGGATGCCATCCGGCTGCTGTGGCAGGCCACGCATAATCTCGCCGAGGGGGCCGGCGCCATCGCCATGGGTGCGCTGATGCAGGAGCGCGAGGCAATGCGCGGCAAAAAGGTCGCGGTCATCCTTTCGGGTGGCAATCTCGATATGAAGCAGGCGGCGGAAGTGCTAGGCGGTCGGACGCCGGCGGTGGCCGCCTGGCAGATCGTGCATGGATGGGAAATATGAAGCGCAACGCAGGCCTTGATCGCAATATCACCAAGGGCTGGCGCCCCGCGACACAGGCAGTGCGCGGCGGTACCTGGCGCAGCGAGCATGGCGAGACGTCAGAAGCGCTGTTCCTGACGTCCGGCTACACCTATGACGATGCCGCGACCGTCGCCGCCCGCTTCTCGGGCGAACAGACCGGCATGACCTATTCGCGGCTGCAAAACCCGACGGTCGAGATGCTCGAGGAACGCATCGCCCTGCTCGAAGGAGCGGAGGCGTGCCGTGCACAGGCCACCGGCATGGCAGCGATGACCACGGCCTTGCTGTGCCAGCTCAACAGCGGCGACCATGTCGTCGCGGCCAAGGCGGCGTTCGGCTCTTGCCGCTGGCTGACTGACAATCTGCTGCCGCGCTGGGGCATCACCACCACCACCATCGACGCCACCGACAATGCGGCCTGGGAAGCGGCCATCCAGCCGAATACCAAGGTTTTCTTCTTTGAAACACCGGCCAACCCGACCATGGGTATTGTCGATCTCGCCTATGTCTGCGGCCTCGCCAAGGCGCATGGCATCACGACCGTCGTCGATAATGCCTTTGCCACCAGCGCACTGCAGCGGCCGATGGATTATGGCGCGGACGTTGTTGCCTATTCAGCGACCAAGATGATGGACGGGCAGGGCAGGGTGCTTGCCGGTGCTGTTTGTGCCTCCGCCAAGTTCATGGAAGAAAAGCTGTTGCCGTTCCAGCGCAACACCGGACCCAATTGCGCGCCGTTCAATGCCTGGGTGGTGCTCAAGGGTCTGGAAACGCTCGACCTGCGCATCCACCGCCAGTCCGAAAATGCCCTCAAGGTCGGCCGTTTCATGGAAGGACGGGTGCCACGCATCCTCCACCCCGGCCTGCCGAGCCACCCGCAGCATGATCTCGCGATGGCCCAGATGAAGGCATGCGGGCCGATTTTCTCCTTCGATGTCGATGGCGGTCGCGCCCAGGCCCATGCCATTCTCGACGCGCTGCAACTGATCGACATTTCGAACAATATCGGCGATTCCCGCTCGCTGATGACCCATCCGGCATCGACCACGCACCATGGCGTCGGGCCAGACGTTCGGGCTGACATGGGTGTTGGTGAGGGGATGATCCGTATCAATGTGGGGCTCGAAGACCCCGATGATCTGATCGAGGATCTCGACCGGGCATTGACCGCGGCGGGACTATAGGCAAGTCTTGGCCATGATGAGTGCGCTCTTCCCCTATGCCTTGACCACGGGGTCGGTGACCGTGCGCGTTTCGGTCAGTTTTCAGGGTGAAACGTCTGATCCTTCGGCCAACCGCTGGTTCTGGATTTATCACATCCGCATCGAAAATGATGGTGATCGGGACATACAGCTGATTTCGCGGCGATGGGAAATTACCGATGGCCGCGGCGCCATCAATGTCGTGGAAGGGTTGGGGGTTGTCGGGGAACAGCCAGTGATCGCACCTGGCGCCGCCTTTGACTATGTCTCTGGCTGTCCTCTCGGCACACCGTCAGGCCGGATGGTTGGCAGCTATGGCATGGTGGATGATAGTGGTCGGCAATTCCGCATTGGCATCCCGGACATCCCCCTGCTTGGTCCGGCGGTCAGCCGATGAAGCGGACACATCTACCGCTCAATGCCTTGCGCGTGTTTGACGCTGCTGCCCGGCATCTCAGCTTTACCCGTGCCGCGGATGAATTGGCGGTGACACCAGCAGCGGTCGGTCAGCAAATCCGTGCTCTTGAGGATGTTCTGGGGGTTGTATTGTTCCGCCGCACCCCGAAGGGCCTGGAACTCACAGTCGAGGCACAGGCCGGGCTGGAGGATCTGCGTGCCGGTTTTCTCCGTTTCGAACAATCGGTTCAGGCAATGCGCGCAGGCCAGTCGTCCAAGTCGCTGACCATCGCAGCACCGCGAGACATGACCGCCCGCTGGCTCGCGCCCCGTTTGGCTGCGGTCGCCGCTGCGGACCCTGAGTTGCGCTTTACGCTGATTGCCGCCGACACACCGCTTGACTTTACTGAGGCCAATCTTGATCTCGCGCTGCGCTGGGCAACAGGGCCGGACGACCTGGAGGGCGTACCCATTTGTGAGCCCGCCTTGGTCAGCATTGCGCCGCCAGAGGGCGATGGCCTGTTCCACATTGCATGGGGCAGCGACCACGCTGGTGAACAGGACGAACGACCAGTGATGCGGGTTGCCGATGCGGGTCTGGCTATCTCGGCGGTGCGGCAGGGCCTGGGGCATGCCGATGTGCCGCTGCTGCTTGCTGAATCCGAAATTGCCGAGGGCAAGGTTCGCGCGCTAGGCGACGCACGACCTCATGACCATGGCTATTGGTTGGTCGCGCCAACGCCGCAGTGGCGCCAGAAAAAGGTGCAGGCTCTGGTCGCCGCGCTGACGTCGTGCTGATCAGTCACGTTGATCGCCCAACAAGGCGCTGGCGCGGCTGGCCAGCATGACCATGGCCGCCTCATCCACCGGTGCCTGATCATTGTTCCACGCCATGCTGGCCACATAAGCGCGGCCCTGTGCATCACGCATCAGCATGTTCATCGCCATGACCCCCGGTTCTGACCCACCCTTATAGCCCAAATAGGCCCAGCGCGCCGCAGCGTCACCGGGAATGCCGGGGTTAATGGCCAGGATGGCACGGGCCTCTTCGCTGCCACGGGTGGCAAACCAGCCTAGCAGTCCGGCCAGGCTGTCAGGGGAGGCGAACCATTCGATACTGTCAATGTCGGCAGGCCCGTCGTTGAACACGGTAAAATCCACATTTTCCGGAACGAAGCTCGCCTGTTCCTCTTGCAGTAGTTGACGTCTCTCATGTTCATCGCCGGTCAGCCAGCGTGTCCGCACCTCTGCCAAAGCCGGGTTCTTGAGAGCGGTCGCTTCAATGGTGGAAAGCATCGGAAAGGCGTTGGGGCCTGACAGGCCGCCGTGGCTGCGGGCAAAGGCTTCGATCCGGTCTCGGCCTATGTGATGCAACAATATGTCGGTCGCGCTATTGTCGCTCTCACTGATCATCAGAGCAGCCAATGTGTGGAGGGTCAGTGGGGAGCCCATCGGCCACCGGACAATCTCGCTTGTGGATACCGATCGCCGGTCGATCCTGATCACATCATCCCAGCGCATTCGGCGGCGTCTGATCTGTTCGTCCAGTGCGCCAAGGATTGCCAGTTTGAACGAAGAACCGACCGCCATGTCGAGGTGGTTCCGTTCCCCGCTGATAAGCGCGGCGCGTCCATCCTCTTCGATGCGATATAACCCCCAGGCGACGACTCCGGGCAGTCGGGCAAGATCGCTTGCCAGTCGGGGCAGACTGTCATTGGCGGTCGTGATGTTGGTGATCCGCAAGCCCGCAATGCGGGCGGCGCTATCGACAAACAGCTGGAAATGGACATTGGCACGGTCGTAACCGACGACCAGTTCATAGCGGTCTCCAGCTGGCGCCGGGATCAGGCTGACAATCCTGCCGGGCATGCCATGCTGGTTGCGCATTTGTGCAAACAGGGCCGCAACCTGTTCGGACGGAACGCTGTTGAGGAAATTGGCCGAGAATGTCTCGGCAAAGGCACTGCCGCCCTGCAAAAGGGGCAACAGGGTGGCAGCAGCCCGTTCAGCGGCAGCTGTGGTCGGCTCTGCCTGTGTTGGCGCAGGATCGGTTGAGGCTGCAACCGGAGGCGTTGTCTGCAGGAACAGACTGGCGAGCAGCGCCGCGCCCCCGCGAAGCCAACGCCGGTCAGGCATCGATGACTTCATCGTCAATGGTTGCGGCATTCGCCTGGATGAACTGGAAGCGATGCTCCGGATTCTTGCCCATCAGACGGTCGACCAGATCGCGGACGCTGGCCCGCTCCTCATATTCCTGGGGCAGGGTAACTCGCAGCAGTGAGCGGGTGGCAGGTGCCATGGTGGTCTCGCGAAGCTGAGCGGGCATCATCTCGCCAAGGCCCTTGAAGCGGGATACCTCGACCTTCTTGCCCTTGAACATTGTCCGTTCCAGCTCGGCGCGCTGTTCCTCGTCTCGCGCATAGGCGCTCTTGCCGCCGGCACTGAGGCGGTAAAGTGGTGGCTGGGCCAGATAGACACGGCCGCGCCGGACAATCTCGGACATTTCCTGGAAAAAGAATGTCATCAGCAGTGTGGCAATGTGGGCGCCGTCGACGTCCGCATCGGTCATGATGACAATGCGTTCGTAGCGGAGCCGGTCAGGGTCGCAATCCTTGCGCATCCCGCAGCCGAGCGCGAGCGCCAAATCGGCAATTTCGCTGTTCGCCCGAATCTTGTCGGCGCTGGCCGAGGCGACGTTGAGGATCTTTCCACGGATCGGCAAAACCGCCTGTGTCTTGCGATCACGCGCCTGTTTGGCGCTGCCGCCGGCGCTATCCCCTTCGACGATGAATAATTCCGTGCCTTCAGGTCCGTCATTGGAGCAATCGGTCAGCTTGCCGGGCAGGCGCAGCTTGCGGGCGGAGGTCGCCGTCTTGCGCTTGACCTCCCGCTCGGCCTTGCGGTTGAGACGTTCCTCAACCCGGTCCAGCACCATGCTGAGAAGGGCGCGACCACGTTCCATATTGGCGGAAAGGAAATGGTCAAAATGGTCGCGCACAGCGGCCTCGACCAGCCGTGCGGCTTCGGGCGAAGTCAACCGGTCCTTGGTCTGGCTCTGGAACTGGGGATCGCGGATGAACACAGACAACATGCTCTCACACATGTTGAGAACGTCATCGGCAGTGATCTCCTTGGACTTCTTTTGCCCGACCAATTCACCAAAGGCACGAAGCCCTTTGGTCAAGGCGCTGCGGAGCCCTGCTTCATGCGTTCCTCCGTCGGGCGTCGGAATGGTGTTGCAATACCAGCTGTAGCTGCCGTCCGACCACAGCGGCCATGCCACCGCCCATTCCACCCGTCCTTGCGATTGGCCATCGGGTCCGGGCGGAAAATCCTGCGATCCGGTGAAGGGGTCAGCCGTTGCGCATTCGCGCGTGCCGATCTGCTCCTTCAGATGATCGGCCAACCCGCCCGGAAACTGGAAGACAGCCTCTGTCGGCGTATCGTCTCCGACAAGTTCGGAATCGCATTTCCAGCGGATCTCAACGCCGGCAAACAGATAGGCCTTGGACCGGGCGAGGCGATAGAGGCGTTGCGGCTTGAAGCGCGCATGTTCGCCAAAGATTTCCGCATCGGGGACAAAGGAAACGCTGGTGCCGCGGCGGTTGGGCGTCGGGCCCAACGGTTCGACCGGGCCGAGCGCCTTGCCTTGGGAAAAGCGTTGGCGGAACAATTGTTTCGCCCGGGCCACCTCGACCACTGTCTCGCTCGACAGGGCATTGACCACGGAAACGCCCACACCGTGCAGGCCGCCTGAGGTGGCATAGGCCTTTCCCTCGAACTTGCCGCCGGAGTGCAGTGTGGTGAGAATAACTTCCAGCGCCGACTTGCCGGGAAACTTGGGGTGAGGGTCAACAGGAATGCCCCGGCCATTGTCGGTGATGGTCAGCCGGTTGCCAGCTTCCAGCGTCACCTCGATCCTGGTCGCATGCCCCGCGACTGCTTCGTCCATGCTGTTGTCGAGAACTTCGGCCGCGAGGTGGTGCAGCGCCCGCTCATCTGTGCCGCCGACATACATGCCGGGCCGGCGCCGGACGGGTTCCAACCCCTCCAGGACCTCAATGGCCGATGCGTCATAATCCTGCCCGCCCTTGGGCAGCGCGGCGAAAAGATCGTCACTCATGCATCAGCTATAGGGCGGCGGGAGTCACCGGCGCAAGCGTTCCGTTTCCGTTCGGTGATGACCGGCACCTTTTGACGTCGGTGGCGCCTAGTCCTTGACCGCGAAAATGGCGAAATTGCCATTGGCCTGCGCAATGGTCCGGCCGTCGCAGATTATCTCCGACTGCAGATTGGCAACGCGTTTGCCCCGGTTGAGCAGGCGCGTTTCACACACCAAATCTCCACCCCTGGCAGCCGCGAAATAGTTGATCTTTATCTCGATCGTCGCGCAAATCTGTCCCTGATCAAGGGTCGGGTATAGTGCGGCACCCATGCCGGTGTCGGCCATGGCAAAGATCACTGCACCATGCACAACGCCCTGGGGATTGTAATGGCGGGCAGGATCAACGGTCAGCAGCGCACGGCTGCTGCCGTCGCCCGCTGTTTCCATTTCCAATCCGATCAACTCGGCAAAAGGGTGCTGCACCGGTCTGGAGATCCTTAGCGCACGCGAGGCCCGCCAAAGGGCGGCGGCGGAGGAGGACGGCGTGTTCCGCGCGGCAACTGGGCCTGGAACGCGCGACCGCAATGGTCGACGCAATAAGGATAGCCAGGATTCACCGCTTCCCCGCAAAAATGGAAATCGGGTTCGCCAGGGTGTCCCATCGGCCAACGGCAAATGCGGTCATTGAGGTCCAACAGGCTCGTCTTGTCAGCCATCTCCGGAGTCGGCTTGGCCGGGACCCGGCGGCGAGGAGGGGCGGGAGGAATGGGCGCCTGTTGGTCACCCGGCCCCTGGCGGATGAATCCGCCCGGTCCGATCGACACGAGCCGCGGGCCATCGGGCTTGCGCGCCTCGGCCGGCGGTACGGCAGGCGCCGCGACGGATGCTGAGGCCTCCGGTTCGGTTCGGGAAACTGGTGCAGCCGGCGCGGATGGGCGAGCAGGGACGGCTGCCTTTGCTGCCGGGGTAGGAGTGGGCACACGCGGAGCAGCCGGCTTGGCCACCGGTGCCGGACGCGCAGTCCGTTCTGCCCCAGCCTTCGCTGGCGTTGCCTTCGCCTCACTATTGTCTTCGGCAGTCTTCACCGGCGAAGGGCGGGATTTCAAGCCCAGCCGATGCGCCTTGCCAATCACGGCATTGCGGCTGACACCGCCCAGTTCATCGGCGATCTGGCTGGCAGTCAGCCCGTTTTCCCAGAGTTTTCTGAGGGTTTCGATACGCTCGTCAGTCCATGACATCAGGTCGTGGCCTATCCATGTTGGTGGCAGGAGGCAATCCACCTGCCTGCATTGGGTTGCAGCTTGCGCCGGCTCGGCGAAGCCGATAGTCGAAAAGCCTATGAACAGCCAGCCCCAAAGCCTTCACCCGTCGCAGAATGACGCTTCTTCCGTTGATTATCCGCTTCCCGAGATGGGACAGGCGGTCATCCAACGGGTGAACTGGGGTGGCCTTCGCGCCCTCTATGTGAAGGAGGTTCGCCGTTTCTTCAAGGTGCAGACCCAGACTATCTGGGCTCCGGCGGTCACAACCTTGATGTATCTCGTTATCTTCACCGTCGCCATGGGTAGCAACCGGCCCGATGTGCTCGGTGTCCATTTCATCGACTTCCTCGCTCCTGGGCTGATCGCCATGGCGATGTTGCAGAACAGCTTCGCCAACTCCTCCTTCTCGCTGCTGGTCGGGAAAATGCAGGGGACAATCGTCGACTATTTGATGCCGCCGCTGTCCGAGCTTGAACTGCTCGTCGCGATGGTCGGTGCGGCTGTTACCCGTGCGATCTTTGTCGGCTTTGCCATCTGGCTTGTCATGCTTTTCTGGCCGGATGTGTCGGTGAGGGTTCATCACCTGTGGGCAGTGGTTGCCTTTGGCCTGCTCGGTTCCACCATGCTCGGCTTTCTCGGCCTGATCACCTCCATCTGGGCGGAAAAGTTCGATCATGCGGCGGCCATCACCAACTTTGTGGTGGCGCCGTTGGCCCTGCTGTCAGGCACTTTCTACGCCGTGGACAAGCTGAGCCCGACCTTCGCCGCGATCAGCCACGCCAATCCCTTTTTCTACACCATCTCGGGTTTCCGTTATGGCTTTATTGGCGCGGCGGACTCTCCTGTGCTGCTTGGACTGGCGGTTCTGGTGGGCGTCAATCTGTTGCTCGGTGGTGCCTGCTATGCGCTGCTGCGCTCCGGCTGGAAGATCAAGGCCTGAGCGATTGGCCCCGCCAGGATGCTGTCAGTGCCGATGGCGCGGCCGCAATTTATACTGGCCGTTGGCAAAGCCCTCGAACAATTCGTCTATCCCGGGATGGCTGACCGGGCCTGACGCGCCGTCGCTCACCAGATTTTGCTGACTGACATAGGCGAGGTAGCTGGTCTCGTCATTTTCCGCGAGCAGGTGGTAAAATGGCTGGTCGCGTCGCGGGCGCATGTCCTCGGGGATCGCTTCATACCATTCCTCGCTGTTCGAAAAGACCGGGTCGACGTCAAACACGACACCCCGGAAATCGAACAGCCGGTGGCGCACCACATCGCCGACACCAAAACGTGCGGTAATGACGGGCTGCGCACCCATTGCGTTGCGGGCATGGTCGGGTGATAGCATTCTGTTCACCCCACCTAGATAAGCCTCCCGTCTGCCAAGGCAAGACCTGCTGTCTGTATCAGGCGAGCCGCACATATGGCGCTGGGCGCTGGTTCGGCAATGCTGCTCACTTTTGCGCACAGCCCGCTTGGCAAGCGCGATTCTATTCGCTAGAGGCGCGGCTTCCGACCAAAGCGGCAGGCAAGGAGCCTGCTGATACCTCTGCGGAGAGGTGGCTGAGAGGTCGAAAGCACCGCACTCGAAATGCGGCGTGGGCGCGAGCTCACCGTGGGTTCGAATCCCACCCTCTCCGCCACGGTTTCTCACGGCCGATAGCGCATCAGGGATAGCTGGCGGAACCTCCAGTCTGGCGGAGGGACTTCGCCCGGATGTTTCAGCCAGAAGCGCGCACAATCAGGCTGGGTTCCAGCACCACCGAATCCGTGCGTTCTCCGCCAATGCGGCGATAGAGCAGGTCAACGAGGTGGGCGGCGCCCGCAACGAGATCCTGCTTGACGGTGGTCAGCGGCGGGATGGTCTGGGCGGCAAAGGGCAGGTCGTCATAGCCGGTGATGCGAATGTCCTGCGGGACCGATATGCCTTTTTCGGACAGCGCCCTGAGCGCGGTGATGGCCACCACGTCGGATGCTGCGACAATGCCGTCGGGCAAGGATTTGGTTTGCGCCAGCCACGCGCTGATCGCTGGATGGGCAATGTCTGCAGTCAGGTGAATTGGCAGGATCTGGAAATCCGCGTCCAGGCCTGCTTCGGCCAGGGCTTCGCGACAGCCGAGCAGACGATCCGCTATTTCCGGCGCGGCGGGATCGCCAAAAAAGGCTATGCGTCGGCACCCCTGCTTGATCAGATGCTGGACAGCAATCATGCCGCCTTTGCGATTGTTTGTACCAACAGAACAATGCGTCTGGCCCGACTGGCTGGCACCCCATACCACCATGGGCAAATAGCGTTGGGCCACTTCGTCGATGACATCGGACTGGTCCGACTGTCCGATGATGATGGCCCCGTCAACACGGCCGCTGTCAACAATCTGGCTCAGCCAGTTGCGGTCCTTGGGAATGACGCGGGACAGCAACAGGTCATGGCCCCGTTCAGTCAGAGCGTCGGCGAGATGGCCGATCAGCGTCATGAAGAAAGGGTCGGAGATGTGCTGGCCGGTTTCGTGGCCAAGCGGAATGACCACGCCAATCGCGCCGGCGCGCTTGATGCGAAGGTTGCGGGCCATGATGTTCGGACGGAAACCATGATCGCGAGCGATCTGCTGGATCGTCTCCCGCGTCTTTTGTGAAATCAGTGGACTGTCGGCCAGCGCACGGGACACTGTGCCTGCGGAAACACCGGCTAGTTTTGCCAGGTCCGTGATGTTCTTTACCCGCGGCTCGTCGGCCATTTCCCGTCCTGTCAGCTTGTTTTGCATACCATTAGTGCGGCCTGTTGACTGGCCTTGCAAGGCGGAAAGTTGCCGTCAGCCAATGACAACGGTGCCAGTACGCATCGGGTCAGATCGACTATGCAATCGATTGTTGCAATTTGTCACACTGCTGTTAGGCCGATCATCGCGAAGAGGGCGTGACAGCGATTGCGCCTTGCGCGGAGAGGCGGCATGGCGCCGCGGGGAGAGTGTGATGTCTGCTGCTGCCAAACCCCATTTGCCGCTTGCGCGGATCATCGAGATGAATCTCGGTTTCCTCGGACTGCAATTCAGCTTTGGCCTGCAACAGGGCAATATGGGGCCGATCTACAGCTATCTGGGTGCCAGCGAGGCAGCCTTGCCGATCCTCAGCCTGGCCGGCCCGGTTACTGGACTGCTTGTCCAGCCGATAGTTGGAGCGATGAGTGATCGGACCAATTCCCGATGGGGTCGCCGGACGCCTTATTTTCTTGTCGGTGCGGTGCTGTGTTTCTTCGGCTTGTTGTTCATGCCCTACAGTTCCTCGCTGCTGATGGCTGCCAGCCTGCTGTGGATTCTTGACGCCGGCAACAACATCACCATGGAGCCTTATCGCGCTTATGTTTCCGACCGGCTCAACCCTGATCAGCATAATGCCGGCTTCCTGACCCAGAGCGCCTTTACCGGTCTTGCTCAGTGCCTTGCGCTGGGAACGCCGGCGCTTCTGGTCGGGTTGGTCGGCATGGACAAGGATGCTGTCGATGCCCACAACATCCCCTATACTGTGCATGTCGTCTTTTTGATCGGGGCTGTCCTGTCCCTGTCGACCATTCTCTGGTCGGTGCTGCGCGTTCCGGAACTGCCAATGACCGAACAGCAAAAGGCAGAGATCGCCGCAGCGCCGAAGGGAGCTGTCGAAACGCTGCGTGAAATCTGGGCGGCGATCCGTGACATGCCGCTGCCGATGCGCAAGCTGGGCGTGATGATGCTGTTCCAATGGTATGCGATGGGCACATATTGGACCTACGTCACATACTCCATCAGCCGTTCGGTCTATGGCACCGCCGACCCGTTGTCCGACGGCTTTCGCAGTGCGGTGCTGACCAACGGAACCATGGCGGCATTTTACAATGCGATCGCCTTTGTCGCCGCTTTGGCGATGATGCCGATGGTGCGCCGATATGGCCCGCGTCCCATGCACGCAGCTGCGCTTGTTGCCGGTGGGCTGGGGATGCTGCTGTTGCCGCAGATCA
This window encodes:
- a CDS encoding GcrA family cell cycle regulator; translated protein: MSWTDERIETLRKLWENGLTASQIADELGGVSRNAVIGKAHRLGLKSRPSPVKTAEDNSEAKATPAKAGAERTARPAPVAKPAAPRVPTPTPAAKAAVPARPSAPAAPVSRTEPEASASVAAPAVPPAEARKPDGPRLVSIGPGGFIRQGPGDQQAPIPPAPPRRRVPAKPTPEMADKTSLLDLNDRICRWPMGHPGEPDFHFCGEAVNPGYPYCVDHCGRAFQAQLPRGTRRPPPPPPFGGPRVR
- a CDS encoding MFS transporter, whose amino-acid sequence is MSAAAKPHLPLARIIEMNLGFLGLQFSFGLQQGNMGPIYSYLGASEAALPILSLAGPVTGLLVQPIVGAMSDRTNSRWGRRTPYFLVGAVLCFFGLLFMPYSSSLLMAASLLWILDAGNNITMEPYRAYVSDRLNPDQHNAGFLTQSAFTGLAQCLALGTPALLVGLVGMDKDAVDAHNIPYTVHVVFLIGAVLSLSTILWSVLRVPELPMTEQQKAEIAAAPKGAVETLREIWAAIRDMPLPMRKLGVMMLFQWYAMGTYWTYVTYSISRSVYGTADPLSDGFRSAVLTNGTMAAFYNAIAFVAALAMMPMVRRYGPRPMHAAALVAGGLGMLLLPQISDPLWLALPAIGVGIAWGSIMGTPYVMLARCIPANRTGVYMGIFNMMIVIPMLINAATVPLYYNTLMGGDARNILMLAGVLMVCAALAVLRVRDDDFDRVKG
- a CDS encoding PaaI family thioesterase, encoding MQHPFAELIGLEMETAGDGSSRALLTVDPARHYNPQGVVHGAVIFAMADTGMGAALYPTLDQGQICATIEIKINYFAAARGGDLVCETRLLNRGKRVANLQSEIICDGRTIAQANGNFAIFAVKD
- a CDS encoding ABC transporter permease, with translation MNSQPQSLHPSQNDASSVDYPLPEMGQAVIQRVNWGGLRALYVKEVRRFFKVQTQTIWAPAVTTLMYLVIFTVAMGSNRPDVLGVHFIDFLAPGLIAMAMLQNSFANSSFSLLVGKMQGTIVDYLMPPLSELELLVAMVGAAVTRAIFVGFAIWLVMLFWPDVSVRVHHLWAVVAFGLLGSTMLGFLGLITSIWAEKFDHAAAITNFVVAPLALLSGTFYAVDKLSPTFAAISHANPFFYTISGFRYGFIGAADSPVLLGLAVLVGVNLLLGGACYALLRSGWKIKA
- the parE gene encoding DNA topoisomerase IV subunit B, translating into MSDDLFAALPKGGQDYDASAIEVLEGLEPVRRRPGMYVGGTDERALHHLAAEVLDNSMDEAVAGHATRIEVTLEAGNRLTITDNGRGIPVDPHPKFPGKSALEVILTTLHSGGKFEGKAYATSGGLHGVGVSVVNALSSETVVEVARAKQLFRQRFSQGKALGPVEPLGPTPNRRGTSVSFVPDAEIFGEHARFKPQRLYRLARSKAYLFAGVEIRWKCDSELVGDDTPTEAVFQFPGGLADHLKEQIGTRECATADPFTGSQDFPPGPDGQSQGRVEWAVAWPLWSDGSYSWYCNTIPTPDGGTHEAGLRSALTKGLRAFGELVGQKKSKEITADDVLNMCESMLSVFIRDPQFQSQTKDRLTSPEAARLVEAAVRDHFDHFLSANMERGRALLSMVLDRVEERLNRKAEREVKRKTATSARKLRLPGKLTDCSNDGPEGTELFIVEGDSAGGSAKQARDRKTQAVLPIRGKILNVASASADKIRANSEIADLALALGCGMRKDCDPDRLRYERIVIMTDADVDGAHIATLLMTFFFQEMSEIVRRGRVYLAQPPLYRLSAGGKSAYARDEEQRAELERTMFKGKKVEVSRFKGLGEMMPAQLRETTMAPATRSLLRVTLPQEYEERASVRDLVDRLMGKNPEHRFQFIQANAATIDDEVIDA
- the hspQ gene encoding heat shock protein HspQ codes for the protein MLSPDHARNAMGAQPVITARFGVGDVVRHRLFDFRGVVFDVDPVFSNSEEWYEAIPEDMRPRRDQPFYHLLAENDETSYLAYVSQQNLVSDGASGPVSHPGIDELFEGFANGQYKLRPRHRH
- a CDS encoding LacI family DNA-binding transcriptional regulator; translated protein: MADEPRVKNITDLAKLAGVSAGTVSRALADSPLISQKTRETIQQIARDHGFRPNIMARNLRIKRAGAIGVVIPLGHETGQHISDPFFMTLIGHLADALTERGHDLLLSRVIPKDRNWLSQIVDSGRVDGAIIIGQSDQSDVIDEVAQRYLPMVVWGASQSGQTHCSVGTNNRKGGMIAVQHLIKQGCRRIAFFGDPAAPEIADRLLGCREALAEAGLDADFQILPIHLTADIAHPAISAWLAQTKSLPDGIVAASDVVAITALRALSEKGISVPQDIRITGYDDLPFAAQTIPPLTTVKQDLVAGAAHLVDLLYRRIGGERTDSVVLEPSLIVRASG